The Mauremys mutica isolate MM-2020 ecotype Southern chromosome 1, ASM2049712v1, whole genome shotgun sequence genome has a segment encoding these proteins:
- the LOC123377987 gene encoding RING finger protein 148-like, with product MFYSLQLTVLNYDHFVLFYWLCNCLAEKGMKLLGTSAWRRGDKLSWLLCLGVFLVLSLHVSQANAFWVAHLNISFQIGNKTVWKRADNGVFGKNSPLKKVSGVVVPPEGLNQIACNPLTNFSRPVNSETWIALIIRGHCTFTKKINVAAERGAVGVIIYNHAGTGNGVFPMIYLGSEDIVAIMIGNLKGADILHLIQNGIQVIIGIEVGKHYGSWMNHYWGSLLVCTLVTVAYFTFYCAGRLRIARTQIRRCRQLTDVEKAIGQLELRILKEGDKEADTDGENCVVCLEVYTPKDVVRILRCSHIFHRKCIDPWLLKHRTCPVCKCDILKARETELPVKNEAESLQAVVSNEAPNTTLLNEEDNHNEYVLVQGAERSSVNE from the coding sequence ATGTTTTATTCTCTTCAGTTAACTGTTCTTAattatgatcattttgttttgttttactggtTATGTAATTGTTTGGCTGAGAAAGGAATGAAGTTGCTTGGGACTAGTGCTTGGAGAAGAGGGGACAAATTGTCCTGGTTGCTGTGTCTTGGTGTCTTTCTGGTGCTGAGTCTGCACGTCTCCCAAGCCAATGCCTTTTGGGTTGCTCATCTGAACATATCGTTTCAAATAGGGAACAAGACGGTATGGAAGCGGGCTGACAATGGAGTATTTGGAAAAAACTCCCCATTAAAGAAGGTGTCTGGAGTGGTGGTGCCACCAGAGGGACTGAACCAAATTGCCTGCAACCCCTTAACAAACTTCAGCAGGCCTGTAAACTCTGAAACCTGGATAGCCCTCATTATCAGGGGACACTGTACCttcacaaagaaaataaatgtggCAGCAGAGAGGGGAGCAGTTGGCGTGATTATCTATAACCATGCAGGCACAGGCAATGGAGTATTTCCTATGATTTACCTGGGTTCAGAAGATATTGTTGCAATTATGATTGGCAATCTGAAAGGCGCGGACATTTTACACTTGATACAGAATGGCATCCAAGTAATAATAGGAATAGAAGTAGGAAAACACTATGGTTCCTGGATGAATCATTACTGGGGGTCCCTTCTCGTCTGCACACTGGTCACGGTGGCCTATTTTACCTTTTACTGTGCTGGAAGGCTAAGGATAGCAAGAACTCAGATCAGGAGATGCCGACAATTAACAGATGTCGAGAAAGCTATTGGTCAACTTGAGCTTCGCATATTAAAAGAGGGTGACAAGGAAGCTGATACAGATGGAGAGAACTGTGTAGTGTGTCTGGAAGTATACACGCCGAAAGACGTAGTGCGCATTTTAAGATGCAGCCATATTTTCCATAGGAAGTGCATTGACCCTTGGCTGCTGAAACACAGAACATGCCCAGTGTGCAAATGTGACATTCTCAAAGCTAGGGAAACTGAGCTGCCTGTCAAAAATGAAGCAGAGTCTTTACAAGCTGTAGTGTCAAATGAAGCTCCTAACACCACTTTACTTAATGAAGAAGATAATCATAATGAATATGTGTTAGTACAAGGTGCAGAGAGATCATCTGTGAATGAATAA